A stretch of Brassica napus cultivar Da-Ae chromosome C6, Da-Ae, whole genome shotgun sequence DNA encodes these proteins:
- the LOC111210754 gene encoding uncharacterized protein LOC111210754 — MWSLIDCMPLRFSLYEFGEITGLNCDPLDKNEIWDVEHESFWLEMNVPTLEGPTLKELQAFFPICRNWSREKRVMIGLLCLLCVGIFGISSNSRIPLHCAKRVMDPAAFQRYPWGRVGFTSLLESIKVLTYDKKKSYTFHGCVHALLIWVFEFVPGLGEKFGNRREGAGVPLLSWRGSRPRINFSDFCAQEKRTYQKVRVRHMVEKPIEDRYPKWEDNKVHTELDNMIQDILSIGR, encoded by the exons ATGTGGTCCTTGATAGACTGTATGCCGCTGCGGTTTTCTTTGTACGAGTTTGGAGAGATTACGGGGCTAAATTGTGATCCTTTGGACAAGAATGAGATTTGGGATGTGGAGCATGAAAGTTTTTGGCTGGAGATGAACGTGCCCACATTAGAAGGACCTACATTGAAAGAGCTACAAGCCTTTTTTCCTATTTGCAGAAACTGGTCTCGAGAGAAGCGAGTGATGATAGGTTTGTTGTGTCTGCTATGCGTTGGGATATTTGGAATTTCAAGCAACAGCAGAATCCCTTTACATTGTGCTAAAAGAGTGATGGATCCAGCAGCTTTCCAACGATATCCATGGGGCCGTGTAGGATTTACCAGCCTTCTTGAGTCTATTAAAGTACTCACCTATGATAAAAAGAAGAGTTACACATTTCATGGCTGTGTTCATGCGCTCTTAATATGGGTTTTTGAGTTTGTCCCTGGTCTAGGAGAGAAATTTGGGAATCGGAGAGAAGGTGCTGGTGTCCCTCTTCTGTCATGGCGGGGATCTCGTCCGCGTATCAACTTCTCAGATTTCTGTGCCCAAGAAAAGAGAACATATCAGAAG GTTCGTGTGAGACACATGGTTGAGAAGCCAATAGAGGATAGATATCCGAAGTGGGAAGATAATAAAGTACATACTGAGCTGGATAACATGATTCAGGACATCCTAAGTATTGGGAGGTAA